One stretch of Pyrenophora tritici-repentis strain M4 chromosome 4, whole genome shotgun sequence DNA includes these proteins:
- a CDS encoding Short-chain alcohol dehydrogenase yields the protein MTSSAQSSSSKPPRPKSPHFPPHNAPRVWFITRGVSPIAIALARQVLEHGDYVVAGVVPHEFEKSEGQSLDFRTFLEDVKQTDRWREHLRVVGLDSRVIGQCQAAVAEAVEAFGRIDVLLCAASEVRGVAIIGAVEELAQSSRTLSLVDEIFEINFFANVNIIKAVLPIMRERKNGHLIVITGITGHLGTPGLGIYCSSQWAIEGYCDSLAYEIAPFNVKMSIVQANMEVNVLTNRITSVPPMPVYLQGENPAPLAREIFSGLLDKLERIDNPAAPQCNTFDETKSPGEDSTMSETGQDAEPTMGDLLSSETVTSLYAPLPAVVKANLIAETVHALTAIGGHDNPPARHIVGSEGVTVVKEKLKTTSEELEDFVEVSGAVDIVQRDATGMMGLGIDHEMS from the exons ATGACGAGTAGCGCTCAATCGTCGTCATCGAAGCCCCCGCGGCCGAAATCTCCGCACTTTCCTCCACACAATGCTCCACGCGTCTGGTTCATCACAAGAGGAGTATCGCCCATTGCAATTGCCTTGGCGAGACAAGTACTAGAGCATGGTGACTACGTTGTAGCCGGAGTTGTGCCTCATGAGTTTGAGAAAAGCGAAGGTCAAAGTCTTGATTTTCGTACGTTCTTGGAAGATGTCAAGCAAACAGATCGGTGGCGGGAGCATTTAAGGGTCGTTGGCCTGGACAGCAG AGTTATTGGCCAATGCCAAGCAGCTGTTGCCGAGGCTGTAGAGGCTTTTGGACGCATCGATGTTCTGCTGTGTGCCGCCAGCGAAG TTCGGGGAGTAGCTATCATTGGCGCTGTCGAGGAACTTGCTCAGAGCAGTCGAACATTGAGCTTAGTTGACGAGATTTTTGAAATCAACTTCTTTGCCAACGTAAACATCATTAAAGCCGTACTTCCCATTATGCGAGAAAGAAAAAATGGTCATCTCATTGTTATTACTGGAATCA CTGGCCATCTCGGAACCCCGGGCTTGGGCATCTACTGCTCATCTCAGTGGGCCATCGAAGGCTATTGCGAC AGCCTCGCCTACGAGATCGCCCCCTTCAACGTGAAGATGTCCATAGTACAAGCCAACATGGAAGTCAACGTGCTTACGAACCGGATAACGTCCGTTCCACCAATGCCAGTCTATCTGCAGGGCGAGAACCCTGCACCACTAGCCCGAGAAATCTTCTCCGGTCTTCTCGACAAGCTTGAGAGGATAGATAATCCTGCTGCCCCACAGTGCAATACCTTTGACGAAACCAAGTCTCCTGGTGAGGACAGTACCATGTCCGAAACTGGCCAGGATGCAGAACCCACTATGGGGGATCTTCTGAGCTCGGAAACGGTGACAAGCTTATATGCGCCGTTACCAGCCGTCGTGAAAGCCAACTTGATCGCAGAGACTGTGCACGCGTTGACGGCGATAGGAGGCCACGACAATCCTCCCGCGCGTCATATTGTTGGCTCAGAGGGCGTCACGGTTGTCAAAGAGAAACTCAAAACCACAAGCGAAGAGTTGGAAGACTTTGTTGAGGTCAGCGGTGCTGTGGATATAGTGCAAAGGGATGCGACCGGGATGATGGGACTGGGTATAGATCACGAAATGTCATGA
- a CDS encoding FUSC domain containing protein, translating into MSLPSSRETTGLETLPRTPSPLLQARPSLHPTQQQEREWVRDQRVCHSNLRDKIRHLETILTTAATARGIWQQKVLQLRSHFEHFISVKAILKTIEEAGAQLDANEAQAAIKQIIQHRHIVEEIQKCTDAARERLSLLRQRVQELHEEREELCLHRERVLALRLHAMLSAPPVRYGDPFDKLVGAVASSTPTGPLYEVSHPDPPAPRSRCQFPTNSNRVLVQLRQARALAGLDTGLMDEEIAYRVLRTPIEWGRVGSIGIDWSFVLRQHLLPAMDPSNEDQSRPYWGFADVVESGNENMDGM; encoded by the coding sequence ATGTCATTACCCTCCAGCCGAGAAACTACAGGTCTAGAAACACTGCCCCGAACCCCAAGCCCATTACTCCAGGCTAGACCGTCTCTGCACCCGACTCAGCAACAAGAACGGGAATGGGTACGCGATCAACGAGTCTGCCACTCAAATTTGCGGGATAAAATCCGTCATCTCGAAACAATATTGACGACTGCAGCGACCGCGAGAGGAATCTGGCAACAAAAAGTTCTGCAGTTGCGAAGTCATTTCGAACACTTCATATCGGTCAAAGCAATATTGAAGACCATAGAAGAGGCAGGAGCGCAACTCGATGCGAACGAGGCACAAGCGGCAATCAAACAGATTATTCAACACCGGCATATCGTGGAGGAGATCCAAAAGTGTACGGACGCGGCACGCGAACGCTTATCACTGCTCAGGCAGCGTGTGCAGGAACTACACGAGGAGCGTGAAGAATTATGTCTGCACCGTGAGCGTGTCCTAGCTTTGCGTCTCCACGCAATGCTGTCGGCCCCACCAGTCAGGTACGGAGATCCGTTTGATAAGCTCGTCGGGGCTGTTGCTTCCTCCACGCCTACTGGTCCATTATACGAAGTATCCCACCCAGATCCACCGGCGCCTCGCAGCCGTTGTCAGTTTCCCACCAACAGCAATCGGGTTTTGGTACAATTACGACAAGCACGAGCATTAGCAGGCTTGGATACCGGTCTCATGGACGAAGAGATAGCGTATCGTGTACTTAGAACCCCAATTGAATGGGGTAGGGTTGGCTCTATAGGGATAGATTGGTCTTTTGTATTGAGGCAGCATCTTCTTCCAGCTATGGACCCGTCGAATGAAGATCAAAGTAGGCCGTATTGGGGTTTCGCGGATGTTGTAGAGTCTGGTAACGAGAACATGGATGGGATGTAA